A region of Drosophila mauritiana strain mau12 chromosome 3L, ASM438214v1, whole genome shotgun sequence DNA encodes the following proteins:
- the LOC117139638 gene encoding B-cell receptor-associated protein 31: MSLVWTLIAGFLYAEIALVLLLVLPVLTPYRWNRFFKSKFLSMLGQQAHIYFLLIMGILVIFLLEAIREMRKYSGLQQSNEVHLNVEMQHSMKLFRAQRNFYISGFAIFLALVIRRLVNLICTQANLLAQSEASFKQAQSATAAARSLLENKNTEKAKEAGEDTTLIELNKLRERVQELTSDLNREKKDKEAVKSQAESINREYDRLTEEYSKLQKKITIGGGGNKDD, encoded by the exons atgAGTTTGGTGTGGACTTTGATCGCCGGATTTCTCTATGCGGAAATCGCACTGGTCCTCCTGCTGGTTCTGCCGGTGCTCACTCCTTACCGCTGGAACCGGTTCTTCAAGTCCAAATTCCTATCGATGTTGGGACAGCAGGCGCACATATACTTCCTGCTGATCATGGGAATCCTGGTCATTTTCCTCCTGGAGGCCATTCGCGAGATGCGTAAGTACTCCGGATTGCAGCAGTCCAACGAGGTCCACTTGAACGTGGAGATGCAGCACAGCATGAAGCTGTTCCGTGCCCAGCGGAACTTCTACATCTCCGGATTCGCCATTTTCCTGGCCCTGGTCATCCGTCGACTGGTAAACTTGATCTGCACCCAGGCCAATCTCCTGGCCCAGAGCGAGGCCTCCTTCAAGCAGGCACAGAGCGCCACTGCTGCCGCACGTTCCTTGCTGGAGAACAAGAACACCGAGAAGGCCAAGGAAGCCGGCGAGGATACCACTCTCATCGAG CTCAACAAGCTGCGCGAGCGCGTCCAGGAGCTGACCTCCGACTTGAACCGCGAGAAGAAGGACAAGGAGGCGGTTAAGTCGCAGGCGGAGAGCATCAACCGCGAGTACGACCGACTCACCGAGGAGTACAGCAAGCTGCAGAAGAAGATAACCATCGGCGGAGGCGGAAACAAGGATGATTAA
- the LOC117139640 gene encoding uncharacterized protein LOC117139640 — MDCAPLNLAHFHERRSERFIRNHRYEEAIKALETSLIYMQDAQKRVALPKSKEVLDTLTLDFQRKLRQIEMRKTQHGLNKLKDYAPLKETSPMLPLRPEAGASGGAGGSAQSVAKAIDKTVQDFDAKFTSSLVAKASSTLAHSEPQMETLKKSDSAQEEQEHDTYDQRLGGSGDLDLPSLAPLELPSFDYSLFTSSSAPSLASYAGLAESFQK; from the exons ATGGACTGCGCACCTCTGAACTTG GCTCATTTCCACGAGCGAAGGTCGGAGCGATTTATACGCAACCACCGCTATGAGGAGGCCATTAAAGCGCTGGAAACATCCCTAATCTACATGCAGGATGCCCAAAAACGGGTGGCTCTGCCCAAATCCAAGGAAGTTCTGGACACATTGACCCTCGATTTTCAGCGCAAACTGCGTCAAATTGAGATGCGAAAGACCCAGCACGGTCTGAACAAGCTGAAGGACTATGCTCCCTTGAAGGAAACCAGTCCCATGCTGCCCCTGCGACCAGAAGCCGGAGCCAgtggaggagctggaggatcCGCTCAGTCGGTGGCCAAGGCAATCGACAAAACAGTGCAGGACTTCGATGCCAAGTTCACCTCCTCCTTGGTGGCAAAGGCCTCTAGCACACTGGCCCATTCGGAGCCCCAAATGGAGACGCTGAAGAAGAGCGATTCTGCACAGGAGGAACAGGAACACGATACCTACGATCAGCGACTGGGCGGCAGTGGGGACCTGGACCTGCCCTCCTTGGCGCCCTTGGAGTTGCCCTCCTTCGACTACAGCCTGTTCACCAGCTCCTCGGCTCCTTCGCTGGCCAGCTATGCCGGCTTGGCTGAGAGCTTCCAGAAATAG
- the LOC117139604 gene encoding splicing factor 3B subunit 3 isoform X2, producing MYLYNLTLQKATGVTHAVHGNFSGGKQQEVLLSRGKSLELLRPDSNTGKVHTLLSTEIFGCVRALMAFRLTGGTKDYIVVGSDSGRIVILEYNPSKNALEKVHQETFGKSGCRRIVPGQYFAIDPKGRAVMIGAVEKQKLAYIMNRDTQARLTISSPLEAHKSNTLTYHMVGVDVGFDNPMFACLEIDYEEADMDPSGDAAQRTQQTLTFYELDLGLNHVVRKYSEPLEEHANFLVSVPGGNDGPSGVLICSENYLTYKNLGDQHDIRCPIPRRRNDLDDPERGMIFICSATHRTKSMYFFLLQTEQGDIFKITLETDDDVVSEIKLKYFDTVPPATAMCVLKTGFLFVASEFGNHYLYQIAHLGDDDDEPEFSSAMPLEEGETFFFAPRALKNLVLVDELPSFAPIITSQVADLANEDTPQLYVLCGRGPRSTLRVLRHGLEVSEMAVSELPGNPNAVWTVKKRADGA from the exons ATGTATCTGTACAATCTGACCCTGCAGAAGGCCACCGGCGTGACCCACGCGGTCCACGGCAACTTCTCCGGCGGCAAGCAGCAGGAGGTCCTCCTGTCGCGTGGCAAGTCGCTGGAGCTACTGCGTCCGGACTCCAACACCGGCAAGGTGCACACCCTGCTCTCCACGGAGATATTCGGCTGCGTTCGCGCCCTGATGGCCTTTCGACTGACGGGCGGCACTAAAG ATTACATAGTTGTGGGTTCCGACTCGGGACGCATCGTGATCCTCGAGTACAATCCCTCCAAGAATGCTCTCGAAAAAGTGCACCAGGAGACGTTCGGAAAGTCGGGATGTCGCAGGATTGTGCCGGGGCAATACTTTGCCATCGATCCCAAAGGCAGAGCCGTGATGATTGGCGCCGTGGAGAAACAAAAGCTGGCCTACATCATGAACCGCGACACACAGGCTCGCCTCACGATCTCATCACCACTGGAGGCCCACAAATCGAATACACTGACATACCACATGGTTGGCGTGGATGTGGGCTTCGATAATCCCATGTTCGCCTGCCTGGAGATCGACTACGAGGAGGCCGACATGGATCCATCGG GTGACGCCGCCCAGCGCACTCAGCAAACGCTGACTTTCTACGAATTGGATCTCGGCTTGAACCACGTGGTTCGCAAATACTCGGAGCCCTTGGAAGAGCACGCCAACTTCTTGGTATCCGTGCCTGGGGGCAACGACGGTCCTTCGGGCGTGCTGATCTGCTCGGAGAACTACCTAACGTACAAGAATCTCGGCGATCAGCACGACATCCGCTGTCCCATTCCGCGCAGGAGAAACGATCTGGATGATCCCGAGAGGGGCATGATCTTCATCTGCTCGGCCACACATCGCACCAAGAGCATGTACTTCTTCCTGCTGCAGACCGAGCAGGGAGACATCTTCAAGATCACCCTGGAAACGGACGATGATGTGGTCTCCGAGATCAAGCTGAAGTACTTCGATACAGTGCCGCCGGCAACAGCCATGTGCGTGCTGAAGACGGGTTTCCTGTTCGTGGCCAGCGAGTTTGGCAACCA CTACCTGTATCAAATCGCTCACCTGggtgacgacgacgacgagccGGAGTTCAGTTCGGCCATGCCTTTGGAGGAGGGTGAAACCTTCTTCTTTGCGCCACGTGCCCTGAAGAACCTGGTGCTTGTGGATGAGCTGCCCTCTTTCGCACCGATCATCACCTCTCAGGTGGCTGATCTGGCCAACGAGGACACCCCGCAACTGTACGTCCTTTGCGGTCGAGGACCTCGTTCCACTCTGCGGGTGCTTCGCCACGGTCTGGAGGTGTCCGAGATGGCCGTTTCCGAGCTGCCTGGTAATCCCAATGCGGTTTGGACTGTGAAGAAACGAGCTGATG GCGCTTAA
- the LOC117139641 gene encoding gustatory receptor for sugar taste 61a yields MSRTSDDIRKHLKVRRQKQRAILAMRWRCAQGGLEFEQLDTFYGAIRPYLFMAQFFGIMPLSNIRSRDPQDVKFKVRSIGLAVTGLFLLLGGIKTLVGANILFTAGLNAKNMVGLVFLIVGMVNWLNFVGFARSWSHIMLPWSSVDILMLFPPYKRGKRSLRSKVNVLALSVAILAVGDHMLYYASGYCSYSMHILQCHTNHSRITFELYLEKEFSDIMSIMPFNIFSMCYGFWLNGAFTFLWNFMDIFIAMTSIGLAQRFQQFAARVGALEGRHVPEALWYDIRRDHIRLCELASLVEASMSNIVFVSCANNVYVICNQALAIFTKLRHPINYVYFWYSLIFLLARTSLVFMTASKIHDASLLPLRSLYLVPSDGWNQEVQRFADQLTSEFVGLSGYRLFCLTRKSLFGMLATLVTYELMLLQMDAKTHKGLRCV; encoded by the exons ATGTCGAGGACTTCGGATGATATCCGGAAGCACCTGAAAGTGCGACGCCAGAAGCAGAGGGCCATTTTGGCCATGAGATGGCGCTGTGCCCAGGGAGGATTGGAGTTCGAGCAGCTGGACACCTTCTACGGAGCCATCAGGCCAT ATCTCTTTATGGCGCAATTCTTTGGTATCATGCCTTTGTCCAATATCCGGAGTCGTGATCCCCAGGATGTGAAGTTCAAGGTGAGGAGCATTGGCCTGGCAGTCACCGGTCTCTTCCTTCTGCTCGGTGGCATCAAGACCTTGGTCGGTGCCAATATTCTGTTCACAGCGGGTCTAAATGCCAAGAATATGG TGGGTTTGGTTTTCCTTATCGTGGGCATGGTCAACTGGCTAAACTTCGTGGGCTTCGCTCGCTCCTGGTCGCACATAATGCTGCCCTGGAGTTCGGTGGACATTCTGATGCTCTTTCCGCCCTACAAACGTGGCAAGCGAAGCCTTCGCTCAAAGGTCAACGTCCTTGCTCTTAGTGTGGCCATCCTGGCCGTAG GCGACCACATGCTGTACTACGCCTCTGGATATTGCAGCTATAGCATGCACATCCTGCAGTGCCACACAAACCACTCGCGGATTACCTTTGAACTTTATTTGGAGAAGGAGTTCTCCGACATCATGTCCATCATGCCCTTCAACATATTTTCCATGTGCTACGGATTT TGGCTGAATGGAGCCTTCACCTTTCTGTGGAACTTCATGGACATCTTTATTGCGATGACCAGTATTGGACTGGCGCAGAGGTTTCAGCAGTTTGCCGCTCGAGTTGGTGCTCTGGAGGGTCGT CATGTTCCCGAAGCCCTGTGGTACGACATCCGGAGGGATCACATTCGCCTTTGCGAGCTGGCCAGTTTGGTGGAGGCCAGCATGTCGAATATAGTGTTCGTATCCTGTGCTAACAATGTGTATGTGATCTGCAACCAGGCTTTGGCTATTTTCAC CAAACTGCGGCATCCCATAAATTATGTTTACTTCTGGTACTCGCTGATCTTCCTGCTGGCCAGGACGAGTCTGGTTTTCATGACGGCCTCCAAGATCCACGATGCCTCGCTTCTGCCACTGAGGTCCTTGTACTTGGTGCCCAGTGATGGCTGGAACCAGGAGGTGCAGAGATTCGCTGACCAGCTGACCAGCGAGTTTGTCGGATTGTCTGGCTATCGTCTCTTCTGCTTGACCAGAAAGAGTCTCTTCGGA ATGCTAGCCACCCTGGTGACCTACGAACTTATGCTGCTGCAAATGGATGCGAAGACCCACAAGGGACTGCGCTGCGTGTAA
- the LOC117141312 gene encoding UPF0415 protein C7orf25, translating into MEEQEDREKLYEEAHKKVKLGEELKKALKDFEDLPGVSKVQRKIQQELKFLNKVITTKSVKEHHITSSNFVYYDFLIKTLRLQQGVVDINAVFRLESRDSPLRVDIVANNGLKWVKVIARNSKSVEDAARGCVSIGARSVIDQAEDYLEASELSFCMFQRPKIVFYFSNKIEDSLHEELMEMGVQTASLDSPDTGLDMYATTSNELNLDVTTLLAYVSALTNGSANWVYKEPLLTEQAERERASPLKPLLEKILDGKTLVCCQLAYEAFQSILDIVGGEGERKRAEELMKRVTVYPDVETIPEEFSHIRFTANVNERSLKIFSFGMARQIFTVTSNKAFVRSAKMQGINVPVFVHASVALTEGKQATGRPL; encoded by the exons ATGGAGGAGCAAGAGGATCGAGAAAAGCTCTACGAAGAAGCCCACAAGAAGGTGAAACTGGGCGAGGAGCTAAAGAAAGCGCTAAAAGACTTTGAAGATCTGCCTGGCGTCAGCAAAGTGCAGCGAAAAATTCAGCAAGAGCTCAAGTTTCTCAATAAG GTGATTACTACAAAGTCCGTGAAGGAACACCACATAACCAGCAGTAACTTTGTATACTACGATTTTCTCATTAAAACTCTGCGATTGCAACAAGGAGTAGTCGACATCAACGCCGTATTCCGCCTGGAGTCTAGGGATAGTCCCCTGAGAGTCGACATCGTGGCCAACAATGGACTCAAGTGGGTGAAGGTGATAGCCAGGAACTCGAAGTCCGTCGAGGACGCGGCCAGGGGATGTGTCAGCATCGGAGCACGAAGTGTCATCGACCAGGCGGAGGACTATCTGGAGGCCAGCGAGTTGAGTTTCTGCATGTTCCAGAGGCCGAAG ATAGTATTCTACTTCTCCAACAAAATCGAGGATTCCCTGCATGAAGAGCTCATGGAAATGGGCGTGCAAACTGCTTCCCTGGACTCGCCAGACACCGGCTTGGATATGTACGCCACGACCTCGAATGAACTGAATCTAGATGTGACCACTTTGCTGGCCTACGTGAGTGCGCTGACCAACGGATCCGCCAACTGGGTCTACAAGGAACCCCTGCTCACCGAACAGGCGGAAAGGGAAAGAGCCTCGCCACTGAAACCGCTCCTGGAGAAAATCCTAGACGGAAAAACCTTGGTCTGCTGCCAGCTAGCCTACGAGGCCTTCCAGAGTATTTTGGATATTGTCGGCGGCGAGGGCGAACGAAAGCGAGCCGAGGAACTGATGAAACGGGTCACCGTTTATCCGGATGTGGAAACAATACCCGAAGAATTCTCCCACATACGTTTCACTGCCAACGTAAACGAGCGAAGTCTGAAAATCTTTAGTTTCGGCATGGCCAGGCAAATTTTCACTGTGACTTCGAATAAGGCCTTTGTGAGATCAGCTAAGATGCAG GGTATCAATGTGCCTGTGTTTGTACACGCTTCAGTTGCACTTACCGAAGGTAAGCAGGCAACAGGAAGACCGCTTTAA
- the LOC117139604 gene encoding splicing factor 3B subunit 3 isoform X1: MYLYNLTLQKATGVTHAVHGNFSGGKQQEVLLSRGKSLELLRPDSNTGKVHTLLSTEIFGCVRALMAFRLTGGTKDYIVVGSDSGRIVILEYNPSKNALEKVHQETFGKSGCRRIVPGQYFAIDPKGRAVMIGAVEKQKLAYIMNRDTQARLTISSPLEAHKSNTLTYHMVGVDVGFDNPMFACLEIDYEEADMDPSGDAAQRTQQTLTFYELDLGLNHVVRKYSEPLEEHANFLVSVPGGNDGPSGVLICSENYLTYKNLGDQHDIRCPIPRRRNDLDDPERGMIFICSATHRTKSMYFFLLQTEQGDIFKITLETDDDVVSEIKLKYFDTVPPATAMCVLKTGFLFVASEFGNHYLYQIAHLGDDDDEPEFSSAMPLEEGETFFFAPRALKNLVLVDELPSFAPIITSQVADLANEDTPQLYVLCGRGPRSTLRVLRHGLEVSEMAVSELPGNPNAVWTVKKRADDEFDAYIIVSFVNATLVLSIGETVEEVTDSGFLGTTPTLCCAALGDDALVQVYPDGIRHIRSDKRVNEWKAPGKKSITKCAVNQRQVVITLSGRELVYFEMDPTGELNEYTERSEMPAEIMCMALGTVPEGEQRSWFLAVGLADNTVRILSLDPNNCLTPCSMQALPSPAESLCLVEMGHTESTTQGGLDDDAPAQRSGNNKGTIYLNIGLSNGVLLRTVLDPVSGDLADTRTRYLGSRPVKLFRIKMQGSEAVLAMSSRTWLSYYHQNRFHLTPLSYETLEYASGFSSEQCSEGIVAISTNTLRILALEKLGAVFNQVAFPLQYTPRTFVIHPDTGRMLIAETDHNAYTEDTKSARKEQMAEEMRSAAGDEERELAREMANAFINEVLPEDVFSSPKAGLGLWASQIRCLDAMHGQTMFSVPLTQNEAIMSMAMLKFSIAADGRYYLAVGIAKDLQLNPRISQGGCIDIYKIDPTCSSLEFMHRTDIDEIPGALCGFQGRLLAGCGRMLRIYDFGKKKMLRKCENKHIPYQIVNIQAMGHRVYVSDVQESVFFIRYRRAENQLIIFADDTHPRWVTATTLLDYDTIAIADKFGNLSIQRLPHSVTDDVDEDPTGTKSLWDRGLLSGASQKSENICSFHVGEIIMSLQKATLIPGGSEALIYATLSGTVGAFVPFTSREDYDFFQHLEMHMRNENPPLCGRDHLSYRSSYYPVKNVLDGDLCEQYLSIEAAKQKSIAGDMFRTPNQICKKLEDIRTRYAF; this comes from the exons ATGTATCTGTACAATCTGACCCTGCAGAAGGCCACCGGCGTGACCCACGCGGTCCACGGCAACTTCTCCGGCGGCAAGCAGCAGGAGGTCCTCCTGTCGCGTGGCAAGTCGCTGGAGCTACTGCGTCCGGACTCCAACACCGGCAAGGTGCACACCCTGCTCTCCACGGAGATATTCGGCTGCGTTCGCGCCCTGATGGCCTTTCGACTGACGGGCGGCACTAAAG ATTACATAGTTGTGGGTTCCGACTCGGGACGCATCGTGATCCTCGAGTACAATCCCTCCAAGAATGCTCTCGAAAAAGTGCACCAGGAGACGTTCGGAAAGTCGGGATGTCGCAGGATTGTGCCGGGGCAATACTTTGCCATCGATCCCAAAGGCAGAGCCGTGATGATTGGCGCCGTGGAGAAACAAAAGCTGGCCTACATCATGAACCGCGACACACAGGCTCGCCTCACGATCTCATCACCACTGGAGGCCCACAAATCGAATACACTGACATACCACATGGTTGGCGTGGATGTGGGCTTCGATAATCCCATGTTCGCCTGCCTGGAGATCGACTACGAGGAGGCCGACATGGATCCATCGG GTGACGCCGCCCAGCGCACTCAGCAAACGCTGACTTTCTACGAATTGGATCTCGGCTTGAACCACGTGGTTCGCAAATACTCGGAGCCCTTGGAAGAGCACGCCAACTTCTTGGTATCCGTGCCTGGGGGCAACGACGGTCCTTCGGGCGTGCTGATCTGCTCGGAGAACTACCTAACGTACAAGAATCTCGGCGATCAGCACGACATCCGCTGTCCCATTCCGCGCAGGAGAAACGATCTGGATGATCCCGAGAGGGGCATGATCTTCATCTGCTCGGCCACACATCGCACCAAGAGCATGTACTTCTTCCTGCTGCAGACCGAGCAGGGAGACATCTTCAAGATCACCCTGGAAACGGACGATGATGTGGTCTCCGAGATCAAGCTGAAGTACTTCGATACAGTGCCGCCGGCAACAGCCATGTGCGTGCTGAAGACGGGTTTCCTGTTCGTGGCCAGCGAGTTTGGCAACCA CTACCTGTATCAAATCGCTCACCTGggtgacgacgacgacgagccGGAGTTCAGTTCGGCCATGCCTTTGGAGGAGGGTGAAACCTTCTTCTTTGCGCCACGTGCCCTGAAGAACCTGGTGCTTGTGGATGAGCTGCCCTCTTTCGCACCGATCATCACCTCTCAGGTGGCTGATCTGGCCAACGAGGACACCCCGCAACTGTACGTCCTTTGCGGTCGAGGACCTCGTTCCACTCTGCGGGTGCTTCGCCACGGTCTGGAGGTGTCCGAGATGGCCGTTTCCGAGCTGCCTGGTAATCCCAATGCGGTTTGGACTGTGAAGAAACGAGCTGATG ACGAGTTTGATGCCTATATCATCGTGTCCTTCGTGAATGCCACCCTCGTTTTGAGCATTGGCGAAACCGTCGAGGAAGTCACGGACAGCGGTTTCCTGGGCACCACGCCCACGCTCTGTTGTGCCGCCCTGGGCGACGATGCGCTGGTTCAGGTGTACCCCGATGGCATTCGACATATCCGATCCGACAAGCGTGTGAACGAGTGGAAGGCTCCGGGCAAGAAGTCCATTACCAAGTGCGCAGTGAATCAGCGCCAGGTGGTCATCACCTTGTCGGGCAGGGAGTTGGTCTACTTCGAAATGGATCCG ACTGGAGAGTTGAACGAGTACACGGAACGTTCCGAGATGCCTGCTGAGATTATGTGCATGGCCTTGGGAACTGTTCCGGAGGGCGAACAGAGATCCTGGTTCTTGGCCGTCGGCCTGGCGGATAATACCGTGCGCATCCTATCGCTGGATCCCAACAACTGTCTCACTCCCTGCTCCATGCAAGCCCTGCCTTCGCCAGCCGAATCCCTTTGCCTGGTCGAAATGGGTCACACCGAGAGCACGACTCAGGGAGGTTTGGATGACGATGCTCCCGCTCAGCGCAGTGGCAACAATAAGGGAACCATTTACCTAAACATTGGCTTGAGCAACGGTGTCCTGCTGAGAACTGTGCTCGATCCTGTTTCCGGAGATTTGGCAGACACCCGAACGAGATATTTGGGTTCCCGACCCGTAAAGCTCTTCCGGATCAAGATGCAGGGATCCGAAGCGGTGCTGGCCATGTCCAGTCGAACCTGGCTGTCGTACTACCATCAAAATCGATTCCATTTGACGCCCCTGTCCTATGAAACCCTGGAGTATGCTTCTGGCTTCTCAAGCGAGCAGTGCAGCGAAGGTATCGTGGCTATATCCACCAACACCTTGAGAATCTTGGCCCTGGAGAAACTGGGAGCCGTGTTCAATCAAGTGGCGTTCCCCTTGCAGTACACTCCCCGTACATTCGTCATCCATCCGGACACGGGCCGCATGCTGATTGCCGAAACCGATCACAACGCCTACACAGAGGATACGAAGAGTGCCCGGAAGGAGCAAATGGCGGAGGAGATGCGCAGTGCAGCTGGCGATGAGGAGAGGGAGTTGGCCCGCGAAATGGCCAATGCTTTCATCAACGAAGTCCTTCCCGAGGACGTGTTTTCGTCGCCCAAAGCAGGACTGGGTCTTTGGGCCTCGCAGATTCGTTGCCTGGACGCCATGCATGGTCAGACGATGTTCAGTGTGCCGCTCACCCAAAACGAGGCCATTATGTCGATGGCCATGCTGAAGTTCTCCATAGCGGCTGATGGCCGGTACTACCTGGCCGTGGGAATCGCCAAGGATCTGCAGCTGAATCCCAGGATTTCGCAAGGCGGCTGCATAGATATCTACAAAATAGACCCTACCTGCTCCAGTCTGGAATTCATGCACCGCACGGACATTGACGAGATTCCTGGAGCCCTTTGTGGCTTCCAGGGTCGTCTACTAGCTGGCTGCGGTCGAATGTTGCGAATCTACGACTTCGGCAAGAAGAAAATGTTGCGCAAGTGCGAGAACAAGCACATTCCCTATCAGATTGTCAATATCCAAGCCATGGGCCATCGTGTTTACGTGTCCGATGTTCAGGAATCAGTATTTTTCATACGCTATCGTCGCGCGGAGAACCAGCTGATTATATTTGCCGATGACACACATCCCCGTTGGGTCACGGCCACCACCTTGCTGGACTACGATACCATAGCCATCGCCGATAAGTTTGGCAACCTGAGCATTCAGCGATTGCCCCACTCCGTAACGGACGATGTGGACGAGGATCCAACGGGCACCAAGTCTCTGTGGGATCGTGGCCTGCTGTCAGGTGCTTCGCAGAAGTCTGAGAACATTTGCTCCTTCCATGTGGGCGAGATCATCATGTCGCTGCAGAAGGCAACGCTAATTCCTGGAGGATCGGAAGCGCTCATATACGCCACGCTAAGTGGCACTGTTGGAGCCTTCGTTCCGTTCACCAGTCGCGAGGACTACGACTTCTTCCAGCATCTGGAGATGCACATGCGCAATGAGAATCCTCCGCTCTGTGGACGCGACCATCTCAGCTACAGGAGCTCGTATTATCCGGTCAAGAACGTACTGGACGGCGATCTCTGCGAGCAGTACCTGTCCATCGAGGCAGCCAAGCAGAAGAGCATCGCTGGCGACATGTTCCGCACTCCCAACCAGATCTGCAAGAAACTGGAGGACATTCGCACGCGATACGCCTTCTAA
- the LOC117139637 gene encoding bifunctional peptidase and arginyl-hydroxylase JMJD5: MDSGFLELTQLLPRWVDLENVVRGEVEARYILKRAADHLANLGSGGDSGAEETGYLVGALVDRNWERIHTGHFSQVPLATRKIYAIACCFKIFFRLLESTSPAQKDACSEILDEAQLLGCMDDWCELKVALIDYLDKGGAVSSNSAPLPTLEPLTRVTSNCDIPQLDAPSLEEFQTKCFEAGQPTLLLNTIQHWPALRKWLDLNYLLQVAGNRTVPIEIGSNYASDEWSQQLVKIRDFLSRQFGKEPSKAGQNIEYLAQHELFSQIPALKEDISIPDYCTISNKDTPEAVDIKAWLGPAGTVSPMHYDPKHNLLCQVFGSKRIILAAPADTDNLYPHDSEFLANTARIDAAQLDPETYPLVAKVKFYQLLLQPGDCLYMPPKWWHYVRSEAPSFSVSFWWE, encoded by the exons ATGGATAGTGGTTTCCTGGAGCTGACGCAGCTGCTGCCCCGCTGGGTGGATCTGGAAAATGTAGTCCGGGGTGAAGTCGAGGCGCGCTACATACTCAAAAGAGCCGCAGATCACCTGGCGAACTTGGGGTCTGGCGGAGATTCCGGCGCGGAGGAAACCGGATATCTAGTAGGTGCACTGGTGGACAGGAACTGGGAACGCATTCACACAGGCCACTTCAGCCAGGTTCCCTTGGCCACGAGGAAGATATATGCAATAGCCTGTTGCTTCAAG atttttttccGTCTCTTGGAGAGCACTAGTCCCGCCCAGAAGGATGCGTGCAGTGAGATCCTGGATGAGGCTCAACTTTTGGGTTGTATGGATGACTGGTGTGAACTTAAAGTCGCCCTAATAGATTATCTCGACAAGGGTGGAGCAGTATCATCAAATTCCGCACCACTTCCAACTCTAGAGCCATTAACCCGAGTAACCTCCAACTGTGATATACCCCAACTGGACGCTCCCAGTCTAGAAGAGTTCCAGACAAAGTGCTTCGAGGCAGGACAACCCACACTCCTGCTGAACACCATCCAGCATTGGCCTGCACTGCGCAAGTGGCTGGATCTCAATTACCTTCTCCAAGTGGCCGGGAATCGCACGGTGCCCATTGAAATAGGTTCCAACTATGCCAGCGATGAGTGGTCCCAGCAGCTGGTGAAGATCCGCGACTTTCTGAGCAGGCAGTTCGGAAAGGAACCAAGCAAGGCTGGTCAAAATATCGAGTATCTCGCCCAGCACGAGCTCTTCTCCCAGATACCAGCTCTCAAAGAGGATATATCCATTCCCGACTACTGCACCATCAGCAACAAAGATACCCCAGAAGCTGTGGACATCAAAGCCTGGCTGGGACCAGCTGGAACCGTTTCACCCATGCACTACGATCCCAAGCACAACTTGCTGTGCCAGGTATTCGGTTCGAAGAGGATCATCCTAGCTGCTCCTGCAGACACAGACAATCTGTATCCCCACGACAGTGAGTTCCTGGCCAATACAGCGCGAATAGATGCTGCCCAACTGGATCCTGAAACGTATCCCTTGGTAGCCAAGGTGAAGTTCTACCAGCTGCTCCTGCAACCCGGTGACTGTTTGTACATGCCACCCAAATGGTGGCACTATGTGAGATCTGAAGCTCCTAGCTTCTCTGTAAGCTTCTGGTGGGAGTAA
- the LOC117139639 gene encoding protein DPCD gives MSYQSWLNYLQTAEKNSMISGRARKVLYKFPDGRQMAEEYNMDTGIVQRRAWKSKSNKIMGESEWEIELGDEPRQLNWSGNKPPGSGEETDSLAGGDFTLRESNTAPLLTKRITKKNIEWRIRNMPYSLDTYNVTADPEKRAIVVRTSNKKYYKVIPVPELDRCGVKPAQESLSVHHQFNTLIITYQKPDILCEMEAQVLLLLKNVETETDMDDLLKGLMAK, from the coding sequence ATGTCCTACCAGAGCTGGCTAAACTACCTACAGACGGCGGAGAAGAACTCCATGATCAGTGGCCGCGCCCGCAAGGTGCTCTACAAATTCCCGGACGGCAGGCAGATGGCCGAGGAGTACAACATGGACACAGGAATCGTGCAGCGGCGGGCCTGGAAATCGAAGAGCAACAAGATCATGGGCGAGTCGGAGTGGGAAATCGAGCTGGGCGATGAGCCGCGTCAGCTGAACTGGTCGGGCAACAAGCCACCAGGATCTGGCGAGGAAACCGACTCCCTCGCAGGCGGAGATTTCACCCTGCGGGAGAGCAACACCGCGCCACTGCTGACCAAGCGGATCACCAAGAAGAACATTGAGTGGCGCATCCGTAACATGCCCTACTCCCTGGACACCTACAACGTAACCGCTGATCCCGAGAAGCGCGCCATAGTCGTGCGCACCTCGAACAAGAAGTACTACAAGGTCATCCCGGTCCCGGAACTGGACCGCTGTGGGGTCAAGCCCGCGCAGGAGAGCCTCTCTGTCCACCACCAGTTCAACACGCTGATCATTACCTACCAGAAACCAGATATCCTCTGCGAGATGGAGGCGCAGGTCCTGCTTCTGCTCAAGAATGTCGAGACCGAAACCGACATGGATGATCTGCTGAAGGGGCTGATGGCCAAATAA